A genomic segment from Salvia splendens isolate huo1 chromosome 13, SspV2, whole genome shotgun sequence encodes:
- the LOC121761640 gene encoding uncharacterized protein At1g01500-like, with the protein MGKNEDDLSIYRPLKFTGGCLEIRLFYVRIASCAVENLPDQLKLRHLRREVGVSLEINGARIPSSDAVSITLRRDRVNKDSSEVTYVSTDSVKISGPSEFEVCEERDDLDLILCGSLEKADAWSNESALDNDSKSGWSIECYAATPITNKSSALLQPRKGGCSPSIEVYIAGCCSGTPVILMKTVLVSPRRKARQGLMLDAIPEDEEMGKEQGSLSNVLVRQRKLQLMPADMDDDESEGKAAYSYYSEDMYPGEDGQLSWFNAGVRVGVGIGLGMCLGVGVGVGLLMRSYQATTRGFRRRFF; encoded by the exons ATGGGCAAAAACGAGGACGATTTATCGATTTACAGGCCGCTGAAATTCACCGGCGGGTGTTTGGAAATCCGCCTCTTCTACGTTCGAATCGCCTCCTGCGCGGTGGAAAACCTCCCGGACCAGCTGAAGCTCCGCCACCTCCGGCGGGAGGTGGGCGTTTCCTTGGAAATCAACGGCGCGCGTATCCCCTCTTCCGACGCCGTCTCCATCACTCTCCGCCGCGATCGCGTCAACAAGGACTCGTCCGAGGTGACCTACGTGAGCACCGATAGCGTCAAGATATCGGGCCCCTCGGAATTCGAGGTGTGCGAGGAGAGGGATGATTTGGATTTGATTCTATGTGGCTCGCTGGAGAAGGCTGATGCGTGGAGCAATGAGAGCGCGTTGGATAACGATTCGAAATCGGGGTGGAGTATCGAGTGCTACGCTGCAACACCTATCACGAATAAGAGCTCGGCGCTCCTGCAGCCGAGGAAAGGGGGATGCTCCCCATCCATCGAGGTTTACATAGCCGGGTGTTGTTCAGGAACGCCTGTGATTTTGATGAAGACAGTGTTGGTTAGCCCGCGGAGGAAGGCGAGGCAAGGACTGATGCTTGATGCAATTCCCGAGGATGAGGAGATGGGCAAGGAACAAGGGAGTTTGAGTAATGTGTTGGTCAGACAGCGAAAACTGCAG TTAATGCCGGCTGATATGGATGATGATGAGTCGGAGGGGAAAGCTGCATACAGCTATTACTCTGAAGATATGTATCCTGGTGAAGACGGGCAGCTCTCATGGTTCAATGCTGGTGTAAGGGTTGGTGTGGGGATAGGGCTAGGTATGTGCCTCGGTGTTGGAGTTGGTGTTGGGCTGCTGATGCGATCTTACCAAGCCACAACCAGGGGTTTCAGGAGGAGGTTCTTCTAA
- the LOC121760980 gene encoding heavy metal-associated isoprenylated plant protein 39-like codes for MKILVLKLNLEEDRDKRRALKTVATLSGIDEITIDMKGKTIMVVGTVDPVRVVSKLRKKNWEVGIVSVGQPKEPEKKEEAKKDEAKKEEEGKKEEPGKEGEKKEEAKKDEEKKAEPEPVVGTVMPFRQFYPPTNTYYYANHSMEENPNACVIS; via the exons ATGAAG ATTCTTGTTTTGAAACTAAATCTAGAAGAAGACAGAGACAAAAGAAGGGCTCTCAAAACTGTGGCTACTCTTTCAG gaatcGACGAGATCACCATCGACATGAAGGGAAAGACGATAATGGTGGTCGGGACAGTTGATCCGGTGAGAGTGGTAAGCAAGCTGCGCAAGAAAAACTGGGAAGTCGGCATCGTCTCTGTCGGCCAGCCCAAGGAGCCCGAGAAGAAGGAGGAGGCCAAGAAAGACGAGGCGAAGAAGGAGGAGGAGGGCAAAAAAGAGGAGCCCGGGAAAGAAGGCGAAAAGAAGGAGGAGGCCAAGAAAGACGAGGAGAAGAAGGCGGAACCCGAGCCCGTTGTCGGAACGGTGATGCCGTTTCGACAGTTTTATCCGCCGACCAACACATACTATTATGCTAATCACAGCATGGAAGAGAATCCAAATGCATGTGTGATCTCTTAA